Proteins from one Cicer arietinum cultivar CDC Frontier isolate Library 1 chromosome 3, Cicar.CDCFrontier_v2.0, whole genome shotgun sequence genomic window:
- the LOC113785816 gene encoding uncharacterized protein — translation MRTAQSRQKSYVDRHRRPLEFLEDERVFLRVMPTTGVGPVAYQIALPPNLANLHDVFHVSQLRKYIADPSHIIAPDDIQLKENFTFEVPPISIADRTTKHLRGKEIPLVKVIWNQTTGDATWELEEKIRELYPYLLETS, via the exons ATGAGAACAGCACAGAGCAGGCAAAAGAGTTATGTTGATCGACATAGGAGACCCTTGGAGTTTCTGGAGGATGAACGTGTATTCTTGAGAGTGATgcctactactggagttg GTCCAGTGGCGTATCAAATTGCTTTACCACCGAATTTAGCTAATTTACATGATGTGTTCCATGTATCACAATTGAGGAAGTACATTGCAGATCCATCCCATATTATTGCGCCAGATGATATTCAATTGAAGGAGAATTTTACTTTCGAGGTCCCACCGATAAGCATCGCCGACAGAACTACCAAACATTTGAGGGGAAAGGAAATTCCATTGgttaaggtgatttggaaccagACAACTGGGGATGCTACTTGGGAGTTGGAAGAGAAGATAAGAGAGCTTTACCCATACCTTTTAGAGACCtcttag